The Musa acuminata AAA Group cultivar baxijiao chromosome BXJ3-6, Cavendish_Baxijiao_AAA, whole genome shotgun sequence region CCAACTTGTAAAAGAATTCAAGCTTCATTTTGTTGTTAATATGTGCTCGAAGTTTTCCGCAGCCATGCTACTTAAGTTAAGGCAGAGGAAGGATgaacccctctcccattttgttatCTAGTTCACTAATGAAATCTAGAGGGTTCAAGATGCCCAACCTTTGTTGGAAATATAAGATTTTATGATAAGCCTACGGCTTTTCTGATTCTTTTAGTAATTGATCGAAAAATCGCCCGTAATTATCCCTAAGATGCTCCAAAGAGCCAACCATTATGTGATCGTAGAAGCAATGATCTTAGGCCAACGTGAGAAGCCCCACAAGAGGCTATGCCAAGAACTGCCCTGGACATCGACCTCAAGTTTGCCATTAAGGAGACACGCTAGACCTTAGAAGGCACACCTAAGGCTCGGGCTAGTCTCCCTCAACATGACAAGAATGAAGATCTTACCATAAATAAGGTAGAAATGATTCCTAAAGGTGTTGATACCCATAAAATCCCATTTGGAGTAGAGAAACAAGACAAAGTGTTATCACTTCCACTGGGACTACGATCACAACACAGAAGAATGTCGGGACCTCAAATACTAGATCgagaagctcatccgaagatgtcaTCTTGGGAGATTCCTCCACAATCCCCGAGAGCTCTCGCCTCACTCTCATTGCTTTGTGAAAAAATAAATTGATGTCATCTTCGGTGGACCAAGGGGGATGATAATTCCTCTAGAAGCAAAGCGTGTGCCCCAGCCACCATGGAAAAACACGAGGAAAGGTTGAAGATTACTTTCAATGAAGGGGAGATCGAGCACCTCGACCCTAACCATGATGACACCTTGGTGGTCTTGATCGGGATGGCTAATTCCCGAGCAAAAAGAGTTATGATCGATATGGGCAACTTCATAGTCGTACTTTATTTTGATGCCTTTCAGAAATTCAAATTGTCGACGGCTCTCCCCAATGACATCATCATTGATTGGGTTCACAGGAGATTTCATCTCCCCCCATGAGATAGTAAGCCTCTACATCACCTTCGGTAAAGAACCATACTCCAAGGCCCTAACGAACAAGTTCATGATGATGAAAATCTCCTGAGCCTATAATGTAATCATTGGTCGACCTACCCTCAACCGGTTGAAGGTGGTGGTATCCACGTACCACATGATAATAAAGTTCTCGATCAAGACTAGCATCAACGAATTAAGAAGTGATCCTCGAGAGTTTCGGTGGTACTGCCTAACAGCGATCTCTCTACCAAAGAAGATGATTGAAGCACAACTTACGGATCCCAAAGATCCCAACAAGCATCGAGGTGTCTAAGGTGAAGGATAGCGACGATGAGAGGTTATAGAAGCTGATGCGAAGTGACGTAGAAAGGCTTCCCCGTGACTTTTGGTTGATCATCCTATGTCGGCCTTCGACTGCCATGGAAGAAGCGGATAACAGAAACCCTTTCTATGCCATGTCAAGGAATAGTTTGACATGAGATGGCTTTTGGTTGATCATCCCGTGACTTTTTTGCTTCATCACGAAGAACTCCATTCTACAGCAAACACACGTTGAAAGCATGAGAAGCCTTTCTTAGCTGCGAGAGCAGAATTCTTGAAGTTGAGTGTTTAAACGCAATAACAAGGAAAAGTGAAAGAGAAGAGAAGCTCTTGCGATATATGTGCCTGCATGATGTGGCCGAGCAAATGTAAGCTGAGTTAGGTTGGCTGCCGGTCACTAGAAGATAAAAGTTACACTGCCTTTCATAAATCACAGTGCAGTGGAAATGATACAAACAATACACAGTGTAGATTCCCTCCTTGCTCTCGTAAGAAACGATTGACGAGATGTATTGTCACATACCTCCATACATCCCATGTTAATCGACTCATATTAAATTGTACTCATTACATCCCATGTGAATTCTCGGAGGATTGAGATGTTAGGTGGGAATCGAACAAATCAACCCTGCCGACGCATCTCTAGCTCGGATTCCAAGGCTGTGTCGTTGACGTGTGACTACGATTATTGTGGTTGGTCAACGTAGATATGTTAAGAAGACTTTAGCAGCTTCGTGCTTTCTATTCCACCAAGCAAACTATCACCATTGGCTCACACACGACTGTATTGTTCGTTCATCGACACTTGTGTATTCGATGATACAGTCATTGTCAATGGGGACGAAGTTGAGTCTTTTGCACGGTGGTCGTGGACCGTTAGGTTGAAGGTTTTTTCAGTTAGACGAAGCCGATAGATTATAATTCTATCTATTACGAGTTATCCTTTTAACATGTTATTTGAATTCAATATTACGATTAGTAGTAGTCATTACGAGAAAATTATTTTGTCAAAGGGGTAGATGTGTAATAATGAAAAGTCTAGCCTCTGACATGGGCCACGTGGAGGACGTCCCTCTCGGAAAACGATTGGTAGCGGCTTTGGGACCCACGTGAGGCATGCCACCCAGCCGCGGGACGGCCACGTGGGAGGACACACGTCGCGTTGACGTGGCGGATTTGACTGGACACGCCGAGAACGCCGGCACCGGCCGACTCCTCCTTCCCCACGTCGTCACCCACCCCACCCACCCAACAGGGCCCCGCCACCGTCGACCTCTCTCCGCGTCCCGGGACCCACGGGTGAATGGCGTCACGGAGCTCCACCCCGCTCTTTTTTGTCGTCGCAATCTACTAAAAATGAAGAGGATAAGCCTAAATGGGCCCATCGATCTGGAAATCGAGTCCTAATTCCACGCCATGTGGTTCATTAATGTCAAGATTGTATAAGAATTCCTCTCCTTCCATTAATATCCTATAAGCGTCAAATAAGGAACTTGGATACTATGTCTGAATGCCATCTTATTTCATTCGCATTCAATTAGCCTGATGTGATTGCAAATCTAAAATAAAAGTAAATTCAATCGAAAGGCAGACTTGCTTTCTTTTTTGCTGTTTATATGGCCAATTCTCACGTATATACTCTCCCATCTATAAATAGGATGAAGGAAGTATATAATCCGTcacatttttataatatttataattatatgatttgataataactttattttttatatttaaattttaattatatatacatcacatcatatcacatcacatgatgaataaaaaagaaaagataataacCGTTTATAATTCAGTTCGAGCTTTCGACTTTCTAGTTTATAGTCAAACATGATCATATAGACAAAATTACTTAACTCTCAATTTTGAGAATTAAATGGGAAAGAATATAGGATTAGTCAAAATTTTACCCTTTACATTTTGACATGTTTAGTGgtaacaaaattttaattttttaattttaatgtttttctttattttaatttattttatttcagaGGTAAAAGGCTTGGAAGGGAGTATTTAAGCACCCCCGCTGCGTCCTCCCGTCCTACTCTCCAtcgctctgagagagagagagagagagagagagagagagagagatgaagtacGTATTGGTGACGGGAGGAGTGGTAAGTGGACTGGGGAAAGGGGTGACAGCGAGCAGCATTGGAGTCCTCCTCAAGGCATGCGGGCTCCGGGTGACGGCGATAAAAATCGGTATTCTTCTCCTCCCCTATCCTATCGGGATGAGGCTTCACCTGCGCCGATCAAAATTGCACTTCGTCTGTCCTTTCCCTTCGTATTTCTCTCGGAGATGGCTTTTCTGTGCTCGGAAGGAACAATCCGTTCTCTTTTTCTTGAAATCGTCATCTCCAACCTAGCTTTTCATTCGCAAGGGCAAAAATCATGCCGAAAAAGAAGTTTCATGTTTGGCCTTCCCACTCTTCAGGGGCAATGATATTTGCATTTTCCACACTTTTAGGGCCACCAATTTGGTGTGTAAGCAACTCCTGTGGCGAGTGTCCTAGTGAAAGTGTGGCAGTTTGTTTACTTGGTATTGGGTAACAGTTACTTCCTTGGTTTTAACTTTGTTTGCCTTTTGGTTTGGGATCCTAAGTTCGTACCAACTTCATGTTCGATCCTCTTAGCCTCTTTAGCTTTGGGAGACATACATGTAGATTTTTGAAACCTTACTCATCATTATTTAAGGAATATCAATTTTAACATTTATTTCCACTTCTTTTAGATCTTGAGTAGAATTAAGTCAAGCTGAGAACACATAAATCATGCTGAAACTAGCATCTGTCCATTTATTTCCAATTTCTGTAAGGTCATGAAGACATCTGTGAATGCGTAAAAATGGACAGTGTCATTTAATTTATTGTGTTGAAGGATTTGTAGAACCCGGAGTTTCTGATTGTGTGGCAACAATGTCACTAGGTTGCTCTTCTTTTGACGACGATGTCTTGTGCTTTTACATGTGGTACTTGTTGCAGATCCTTATCTGAACACTGATGCCGGGACGTTGGCTCCATTTGAGCACGGGGAAGTATTTGTCTTAGATGATGGTGGTGAGGTTAGTAATACTTTCTACATGTATTGTTGTGTGCCTAACTTTGTTACACGCCTTCTGCTTTATGTGACATTTTATTTATCTGACAGATATCCCAGAAATCATTGTTTATCTGATTTATTCACTGTGActgaaatgataaaaaaattgtgCCTGATGAATGTTGTTATTTGCAGGTGAACTTGGATCTTGGAAATTATGAAAGATTTCTTGATATCAAATTAACTCGGGACAACAACATCACAACTGGAAAGATCTATCAGGTGCTATATTGATCCATGCCTTCTGTACTCACGGTTTCAATTATATTACATCTGTAAACTCatcttttgtttttattctttgtcATTCTGTCCAGTTGTACCTATATGAACTGATGCGCCATTATATTCTTGTTGTTATGTGGTAGTTTGTCATTAACAAGGAGAGGAAGGGAGACTATCTGGGGAAGACAGTCCAAGTCTGGCTCTTCTCTGCAGCACTTAtctaaatcatttgatatatggGATGGATCATATTTTGGTTTTATCCTTGTGTTCCTGAACTTCTTTCATTATTTCTTCCAAGGTTGTGCCGCACATTACAAATGCCATACAAGAGTGGATTGAACGTGTAGCTAAGATACCTGTGGATGGTAATGAAGGACCTGCTGATGTTTGTATTATAGAATTGGGTGGAACTATAGGTATGCCACATTGTTTGATTTTCCTCATAATGAGGGTGGAATATTGTATATATCAGCCAGCAAGTTGGCACTTTTTGTGGAGAATTTTAGTTTGCAAGATGTTACCGATAGTGGTGTAAGTATGCGGTGCAGGAGCCACGATCTTTTCAGGGCATAACGACAGTGGCATTCTTGATGCAGGGGACATAGAGTCTATGCCATTTATAGAAGCTTTGGGTCAGTTCTCTTACCGTGTAGGTATGGAGACAGCACTTGTTTTGTGTCAATTGCTTCTTATGATTGACTTGTTATCTCAGTCACTCTTACATACGGGTGTTtcttcaaattgttcttcatgcaGGTCCTGGGAACTTCTGTCTGGTTCATGTCAGTCTTGTTCCTGTTTTAGATGCAGTTGGCGAGCAGGTCAGTGACTGTAGTCTACAGTTTCTGTGCAAAAATTTGTGCAACAGTTTGAGTTTTGCCGCTATATTTAGTCTATATATTTATTGTGGCAATCTGAGATGAGAGTTTTGGCTTAAAATTTTGTAGAAAACTAAGCCCACACAACATAGTGTTCGGAGCCTAAGAGGACTTGGGTTGATGCCAAATATTCTAGCCTGCCGAAGCACTAAGGTTCCACTGAACTTCTTTCTCCATCTGCCATTTTCAGGCTTCTTTTTATTGTCATTTTACATTGCCTTCTGATAGTTCCATTTTTGATGCATTTGTCAGCCACTGGACGAAAATATAAAAGAGAAACTTTCACAATTTTGCCATATCCCGGTATTCTTTTGTTGAGTTTCATCAATTGGCCCATAACCTTTTTGCAATAAATGCATACTACTGTCCGCTAATTGATCAGCATATTGTTTTTGCAGGTAGCAAATATTATTACTCTGAACGATGTTACAAATATTTGGCACATTCCTTTACTGTTGAGGGTAGAGTCTATATTCCCGATAGAATCGTGGACATAATGTTCAGGATACTCAAATGGttccttctatttttttttttttaaatgtacaGTTGTACATTCAAACTTTGTACCCTTAGGAGCAAATGGTTCATTCTATTTTGTTTTTGTACCTGTAGGAGCAAAAGGCACATGAAGCTTTTATAAAGCTATTGAAGCTTCAAGGGTCAGTTTGATTAACTTGACCTGTCTATTTCGAAATTTTTGGATTTATCAACTTTTTATCTATATGCAAATGTAGATAGACATGAAATAAATCAAAACCTTTTGTATTTGCTAGGATCGCTAAAGAACCTATGTTGGAAGAATGGACGATTATAGCTAGAATTTATGACATCTCGCATGATCCcgtgagctctctctctctctctctctctctctctctctccccttcttcttcttctcttttatcCCTCTGTTGGATGCCTTAATTTCATTTGCTGGTTGCAATCTGACCCATTATTGATTTTCAGGTCAGAATTGCCATGGTTGGAAAATATACCGGCCTTTCTGATTCTTATATCTCAGTGTTGAAGGTGAATGCATGTATTACTCAATGATATCAATCCTTGTCCATAAATTTAATTGGCTATTGGCTGGAAAGATTAGGTTGATTAGCATTTAACTTTTTGTTTGGATTATTTATACTTTCCATTAGAAGGACAAGATATGGAAAATAAGCTCTTGATTTCTCTCCACTTCTATATTTTTTGTAATCAATTTAATCGTGAACCTATTCGCAGGCTCTTTCGCATGCTTCTATTGCTTGTCATAAGAAACTTGTGGTGGATTGGGTCCCATCTTCTGACCTTGAAGACAGCACCAAAGCAGAAGTCTGTTTATTTTCATATTCTCCAGTCTCTGTTGATGGTTTGTGTTTCGATATTAATGACTATGATTAATCCCATGTACAGGCTCCTGATCTTTACAGAGCAGCATGGAGACGGTTGAGGGTGTGTGTCGTTCTTATTTAAGCCATTGGTCTTAGATTCTTGAGACAATGTGCATTATCATGTTTTCAGCTGTTGTTAACATGGGTAGTAGGTTATGCAGCTTTCTTGCTGCCATCTAATAATCTTTTAGCTCAGGGTGCAGATGGTATACTAGTCCCAGGAGGCTTTGGAGATAGAGGGGTGGAAGGAAAGATTCTTGCTGTTAAATATGCCCGTGAAAACAACGTTCCATTTCTTGGCATTTGTCTTGGCATGCAAATAGCTGTCATCGAATTTGCCCGTTCTGTTATGAACTTGGAGGATGCAAACAGCACGGAGTTTGACCCTGATACAACAAATCCATGTGTTGTTTTTATGCCAGAGGTAATTCGTATGGCCATCTCTTTCGTTATTTCTTTTATGGAAATCTTCTGCTTCCTGACATATCTAAGAACGATAAATAAAGGGCTGCAAAACTCACCTGGGAGGTACAATGCGACTTGGATCAAGGAGGACCTATTTTGAGGTTGCTGACAGTAAAGCTGCAAAGTTGTATGCAGACAAATATCCCTTGAACTTTTAATGGCCATTGCTATTGTCAATTTTTCTGCATTTCTCCTATGCTGAAAAACTCTAAAATTTTGCCTTCTGTTTAGGTATGGCAATGTCAGCTTTGTGGATGAACGACATCGGCATCGATATGAGGCCTGTACACTTGCACACAAATTAAAAATTGCAGCAACTTTGAGAAGCTTGAATAAATATTCTCTTCATTAGGCTTCTTGTTTTCATTGTATACGCAGGTGAATCCCTCCATGATTACAGAATTTGAAAAGGCTGGTCTTGCTTTTGTTGGTAAAGACGAAACCAAAAGACGTATGGAGGTATGCATCTGATAGCACTTACTTTGGTTTTGCGAATTTTGAAtttcttttaaatatttatatgctGGTGCAGATTGTTGAGTTGCATACTCATCCTTATTTCATTGGTGTGCAATTTCATCCGGAGTTCAAGTCAAGACCTGGAAAACCCTCTGCCCTTTTCTCAGGTAATGTTTCATTTGCAAACATGTCCACTTTTATCACAGC contains the following coding sequences:
- the LOC103990027 gene encoding uncharacterized protein LOC103990027 isoform X3: MKYVLVTGGVVSGLGKGVTASSIGVLLKACGLRVTAIKIDPYLNTDAGTLAPFEHGEVFVLDDGGEVNLDLGNYERFLDIKLTRDNNITTGKIYQFVINKERKGDYLGKTVQVVPHITNAIQEWIERVAKIPVDGNEGPADVCIIELGGTIGATIFSGHNDSGILDAGDIESMPFIEALGQFSYRVGPGNFCLVHVSLVPVLDAVGEQKTKPTQHSVRSLRGLGLMPNILACRSTKPLDENIKEKLSQFCHIPEQKAHEAFIKLLKLQGIAKEPMLEEWTIIARIYDISHDPVRIAMVGKYTGLSDSYISVLKALSHASIACHKKLVVDWVPSSDLEDSTKAEAPDLYRAAWRRLRGADGILVPGGFGDRGVEGKILAVKYARENNVPFLGICLGMQIAVIEFARSVMNLEDANSTEFDPDTTNPCVVFMPEGCKTHLGGTMRLGSRRTYFEVADSKAAKLYGNVSFVDERHRHRYEVNPSMITEFEKAGLAFVGKDETKRRMEIVELHTHPYFIGVQFHPEFKSRPGKPSALFSGLVGAACGQLELLLQNPSHCSTLTRRLTTSNGFSPMQSHQNGNSKDLQQAMASHPLNPTRTGMGIRRSPLRGCQTGTSAPMAMECMSDE
- the LOC103990027 gene encoding uncharacterized protein LOC103990027 isoform X1; translated protein: MKYVLVTGGVVSGLGKGVTASSIGVLLKACGLRVTAIKIDPYLNTDAGTLAPFEHGEVFVLDDGGEVNLDLGNYERFLDIKLTRDNNITTGKIYQFVINKERKGDYLGKTVQVVPHITNAIQEWIERVAKIPVDGNEGPADVCIIELGGTIGATIFSGHNDSGILDAGDIESMPFIEALGQFSYRVGPGNFCLVHVSLVPVLDAVGEQKTKPTQHSVRSLRGLGLMPNILACRSTKPLDENIKEKLSQFCHIPVANIITLNDVTNIWHIPLLLREQKAHEAFIKLLKLQGIAKEPMLEEWTIIARIYDISHDPVRIAMVGKYTGLSDSYISVLKALSHASIACHKKLVVDWVPSSDLEDSTKAEAPDLYRAAWRRLRGADGILVPGGFGDRGVEGKILAVKYARENNVPFLGICLGMQIAVIEFARSVMNLEDANSTEFDPDTTNPCVVFMPEGCKTHLGGTMRLGSRRTYFEVADSKAAKLYGNVSFVDERHRHRYEVNPSMITEFEKAGLAFVGKDETKRRMEIVELHTHPYFIGVQFHPEFKSRPGKPSALFSGLVGAACGQLELLLQNPSHCSTLTRRLTTSNGFSPMQSHQNGNSKDLQQAMASHPLNPTRTGMGIRRSPLRGCQTGTSAPMAMECMSDE
- the LOC103990027 gene encoding uncharacterized protein LOC103990027 isoform X2, whose amino-acid sequence is MKYVLVTGGVVSGLGKGVTASSIGVLLKACGLRVTAIKIDPYLNTDAGTLAPFEHGEVFVLDDGGEVNLDLGNYERFLDIKLTRDNNITTGKIYQFVINKERKGDYLGKTVQVVPHITNAIQEWIERVAKIPVDGNEGPADVCIIELGGTIGDIESMPFIEALGQFSYRVGPGNFCLVHVSLVPVLDAVGEQKTKPTQHSVRSLRGLGLMPNILACRSTKPLDENIKEKLSQFCHIPVANIITLNDVTNIWHIPLLLREQKAHEAFIKLLKLQGIAKEPMLEEWTIIARIYDISHDPVRIAMVGKYTGLSDSYISVLKALSHASIACHKKLVVDWVPSSDLEDSTKAEAPDLYRAAWRRLRGADGILVPGGFGDRGVEGKILAVKYARENNVPFLGICLGMQIAVIEFARSVMNLEDANSTEFDPDTTNPCVVFMPEGCKTHLGGTMRLGSRRTYFEVADSKAAKLYGNVSFVDERHRHRYEVNPSMITEFEKAGLAFVGKDETKRRMEIVELHTHPYFIGVQFHPEFKSRPGKPSALFSGLVGAACGQLELLLQNPSHCSTLTRRLTTSNGFSPMQSHQNGNSKDLQQAMASHPLNPTRTGMGIRRSPLRGCQTGTSAPMAMECMSDE